The Lemur catta isolate mLemCat1 chromosome X, mLemCat1.pri, whole genome shotgun sequence genome has a window encoding:
- the MMGT1 gene encoding ER membrane protein complex subunit 5, with translation MAPSLWKGLVGIGLFALAHAAFSAAQHRSYMRLTEKEDESLPIDIVLQTLLAFAVTCYGIVHIAGEFKDMDATSELKNKTFDTLRNHPSFYVFNHRGRVLFRPSDSTNSSNQDALSSNTSLKLRKPESLRR, from the exons ATGGCGCCGTCGCTATGGAAGGGGCTGGTGGGCATTGGCCTCTTTGCCCTAGCCCACGCCGCCTTTTCCGCTGCTCAGC ATCGTTCTTATATGCGATTAACAGAAAAGGAAGATGAATCACTGCCAATAGAT ATAGTTCTTCAGACACTTCTGGCCTTTGCAGTTACCTGTTATGGTATAGTTCATATTGCAGGGGAGTTTAAAGACATGGATGCCACTTCAGAACTAAAAAATAA gacATTTGATACATTAAGAAATCACCCAtccttttatgtatttaatcatcGTGGTCGAGTACTGTTCCGGCCTTCAGATTCAACAAATTCTTCAAACCAAGATGCATTGTCCTCTAACACATCACTGAAGTTACGAAAACCCGAATCACTGCGTCGTtaa